From a region of the Vicinamibacterales bacterium genome:
- a CDS encoding pitrilysin family protein — MDISFSKHTLANGLDVLVHEDHAVPIVAVNLWYHVGSKNETPGRTGFAHLFEHLMFEGSQHYDRGYFHPLQEAGAALNGSTNADRTNYWEVVPTNALDLALWMESDRMGYLLPALTDAKFENQREVVLNERRQNYENRPYGLAGMAIVAALYPPDHPYHWLTIGAADDIRAAHIDDVRAFFERYYHPRNASLALAGDIDPEHGLALAAQYFDEIAGGIRPERVQLAEPAPRADDLRLVLEDRVELPRLYMAWHSQALFAAGDAELDLLAEVLASGKTSRLYRALVYDQRIATEVAASQNSREGGSFFQIVATAAPGRTLAEVERAIAREIADVSDRGPTEQEVDRCLAQAEAHFLFRLQTVGGFGGKSDQLNAYNTFLGDPGYFAKDLDRYRSATPQALQRAAAAVLRPAGRVILSLVPRGRVALALPESEPVAVS, encoded by the coding sequence ATGGACATCTCTTTCAGCAAGCACACGCTCGCCAACGGACTCGACGTGCTCGTCCACGAGGACCATGCCGTTCCGATCGTGGCGGTCAATCTCTGGTATCACGTCGGCTCGAAGAACGAGACGCCCGGACGGACCGGATTCGCGCACCTGTTCGAGCACCTGATGTTCGAGGGCTCGCAGCACTACGATCGCGGCTACTTTCATCCGCTGCAGGAGGCGGGGGCGGCGCTGAACGGATCGACAAACGCCGATCGGACCAACTACTGGGAAGTGGTGCCGACCAACGCGCTCGATCTGGCGTTGTGGATGGAGTCGGACCGGATGGGCTATCTACTGCCGGCGCTCACCGACGCCAAGTTCGAGAACCAGCGTGAGGTCGTCCTCAACGAGCGGCGGCAGAACTACGAGAACCGCCCCTACGGCCTGGCCGGCATGGCGATCGTGGCGGCGCTCTATCCGCCGGACCATCCGTATCACTGGTTGACCATTGGCGCGGCCGACGACATCCGCGCCGCCCACATCGACGACGTGCGGGCCTTCTTCGAGCGTTACTACCACCCGCGCAACGCCTCGCTGGCGCTGGCCGGCGACATCGATCCCGAGCACGGCCTCGCGCTGGCCGCGCAGTACTTCGACGAGATCGCGGGCGGCATCAGGCCCGAGCGCGTGCAGCTGGCCGAGCCTGCGCCGCGCGCCGACGACCTGCGGCTGGTGCTCGAGGATCGCGTCGAGCTGCCGCGGCTCTACATGGCGTGGCACTCGCAGGCGCTGTTCGCCGCGGGCGACGCCGAGCTCGATCTGCTCGCGGAGGTCCTGGCGAGCGGCAAGACGTCGCGCCTGTATCGGGCGCTCGTCTACGACCAGCGGATCGCCACGGAGGTGGCGGCTTCGCAGAACTCGCGCGAGGGCGGCAGCTTCTTCCAGATCGTCGCGACCGCGGCGCCAGGGCGAACGCTGGCGGAAGTCGAGCGCGCGATCGCCAGGGAGATCGCCGACGTCAGCGACCGCGGGCCGACCGAACAGGAGGTCGATCGGTGCCTCGCGCAGGCGGAGGCGCATTTTCTCTTCCGCCTGCAGACGGTCGGCGGGTTCGGCGGCAAATCGGATCAGCTGAACGCCTACAACACGTTCCTTGGTGACCCGGGGTACTTCGCCAAGGATCTCGATCGATACCGCTCAGCGACGCCGCAGGCGCTGCAGCGGGCGGCCGCTGCCGTGCTGCGGCCGGCCGGGCGCGTCATCCTCAGCCTGGTGCCGCGCGGCCGTGTCGCGCTGGCGCTTCCCGAGTCCGAGCCGGTGGCGGTCTCGTAA
- a CDS encoding gamma-glutamyltransferase family protein: MAPRHRSRIVAAIVLAGATLSAQGAGSIRGEVHARHGIVAAGRSFTADAGARVMTAGGNAVDAGVASIFAAAVTEISHFGLGGEAPIIIYSARDQRVVVINGQGPAPRAADPRLFAGKNAIPGNGPLGATLPAAVDSASIALARYGTRSLSEVLQPAIALADGFPMYEFLHHYFETERRNCEPYAWTMETYYPGGRLTAVGEVFRQPNLAATLRLLAAAEQAALARGATREQAIQAGRDAFYKGPIAHEMVAAVREAGGVMTEDDLGSYAGRVEEPASAPYRGYTVYKAGFWNQGPSLLEALRILEGFDLHAMGAGSADALHTTVEAIKLAYADRDRYYGDPDFVRVPGDVLLSAPYAVARRALIDPKRASLEQRPGDPFHASASMPGDRHLPAADSRAAGGVAVPAGDPPEHGDTTSLQVVDAAGNLFSATPSSGWILGGAFIAGRTGVPMSNRMQAFHLDPSSPNVLAGGKRPRTTLTPTVVLKDGKPFLAIGTPGGDSQDQQILLVLLNIIDFGMDVQAAIEAPRVNSLHPVSSFDDHRTQPGVLEVETSLPRAVLDELRARGHVLLARPPNGISTGVVAAGIDPASGQLRGGADLRRERAIVAW; this comes from the coding sequence ATGGCTCCCCGCCACCGCTCGCGCATTGTCGCGGCCATCGTGCTCGCGGGCGCGACGCTGTCGGCGCAGGGTGCAGGGTCGATTCGCGGCGAGGTCCACGCGCGGCATGGCATCGTGGCGGCCGGCCGCAGCTTCACCGCCGACGCGGGCGCGCGGGTGATGACGGCGGGCGGCAACGCGGTCGACGCCGGCGTGGCCTCGATCTTCGCCGCGGCCGTCACCGAGATCTCGCATTTCGGCCTGGGCGGCGAGGCCCCGATCATCATCTATTCGGCGCGTGACCAGCGCGTCGTCGTCATCAACGGTCAGGGACCCGCGCCGCGCGCCGCCGATCCGCGGCTGTTCGCCGGCAAGAATGCCATCCCGGGCAACGGACCACTCGGCGCGACGCTGCCGGCCGCCGTCGACTCGGCGTCGATCGCGCTGGCCCGTTATGGAACGAGATCGCTCTCCGAGGTCCTGCAGCCGGCGATCGCGCTTGCCGACGGCTTCCCGATGTACGAGTTCCTGCATCACTACTTCGAGACGGAGCGCCGCAATTGCGAGCCGTACGCCTGGACGATGGAGACCTACTATCCGGGCGGGAGGCTCACAGCGGTCGGCGAGGTGTTCCGTCAGCCGAACCTGGCGGCGACGCTGCGGTTGCTGGCGGCTGCCGAGCAGGCGGCGCTTGCGCGCGGTGCGACGCGCGAGCAGGCCATCCAGGCCGGACGCGACGCTTTCTACAAGGGACCGATCGCGCACGAGATGGTGGCGGCGGTTCGCGAGGCCGGCGGCGTGATGACCGAAGACGACCTGGGGTCGTACGCGGGCAGAGTCGAGGAGCCCGCATCGGCCCCCTACCGCGGCTACACGGTCTACAAGGCCGGTTTCTGGAACCAGGGACCGTCGCTGCTGGAAGCGCTCCGCATTCTCGAGGGCTTCGACCTGCACGCGATGGGGGCGGGATCGGCCGACGCGCTGCACACGACCGTCGAGGCGATCAAGCTCGCCTACGCGGATCGGGATCGCTACTACGGCGATCCCGACTTCGTGAGGGTGCCCGGCGACGTCTTGCTGTCGGCGCCGTATGCCGTGGCGCGGCGCGCGCTCATCGATCCGAAGCGCGCCAGCCTCGAACAGCGACCCGGCGATCCGTTCCACGCGAGCGCGTCGATGCCAGGCGATCGGCATCTGCCGGCCGCCGATTCGCGCGCTGCCGGCGGCGTCGCGGTTCCGGCAGGGGATCCACCCGAACATGGCGACACGACGTCGCTGCAGGTCGTCGACGCCGCCGGCAACCTGTTCTCCGCGACTCCAAGTTCCGGCTGGATTCTCGGCGGCGCCTTCATCGCTGGCCGGACCGGCGTGCCGATGAGCAACCGGATGCAGGCGTTCCATCTCGACCCGTCGAGCCCGAACGTACTCGCCGGGGGCAAACGGCCGCGCACGACGCTGACACCGACCGTGGTCCTCAAGGACGGCAAGCCGTTTCTCGCCATCGGCACGCCGGGCGGCGACAGTCAGGATCAACAGATTCTGCTCGTGCTGCTGAACATCATCGACTTCGGCATGGACGTGCAGGCGGCCATCGAGGCGCCGCGCGTCAACTCGCTCCACCCGGTCAGCTCGTTCGACGATCACCGGACGCAGCCAGGGGTGCTCGAGGTGGAGACGAGCCTGCCGCGCGCCGTCCTCGACGAGCTGAGGGCGCGCGGGCACGTGCTGCTGGCCCGTCCGCCGAATGGGATCTCGACCGGTGTCGTCGCCGCCGGCATCGACCCGGCGAGCGGGCAGCTCCGGGGCGGTGCTGACCTTCGCCGCGAGCGCGCCATCGTCGCCTGGTAG
- a CDS encoding Mrp/NBP35 family ATP-binding protein yields the protein MWKSASQVTEAAVLEALRGVRDPLVERDIVAAKYVKEVQIDGGRVSLAIEQAVFGASTRTQVGQDAGAVVAKLPGVAKVDVTMTARVRPAVVGDLSKQPVAGVKNVVAVGAGKGGVGKTTVSVNLAIALSQAGARVAMIDGDIYGPNVPIMLGIQTELGTDGRRIVPATQYGIQLVSMAFLTKDDTPVIWRGPMLHGVVQQFFREVAWDEVDYLIVDLPPGTGDVALSLSQSIPVAGAVLVTTPQTVSVADTRRAVKMYEKLNVPPMGLIENMSHFVCPTCHTESDIFGKGGGEALAAETRVPFLGRIPIYEPIRVGGDTGVPIVIGEPDSGAAQSFRQVAERLASQLAILALKPQSKAIPLTQVR from the coding sequence ATGTGGAAATCTGCGTCGCAGGTGACTGAGGCGGCGGTGCTCGAGGCGCTGCGCGGCGTGCGCGATCCGCTCGTCGAGCGCGACATCGTCGCCGCGAAATACGTCAAAGAGGTGCAGATCGACGGCGGCCGCGTGTCGCTGGCGATCGAGCAGGCGGTGTTCGGCGCGTCGACGCGCACGCAGGTCGGCCAGGACGCCGGCGCCGTGGTGGCGAAGCTGCCCGGTGTCGCGAAGGTCGACGTCACCATGACGGCGCGGGTGCGGCCCGCGGTGGTCGGCGATCTGTCGAAGCAGCCGGTCGCCGGCGTCAAGAACGTGGTGGCCGTGGGCGCCGGCAAGGGCGGCGTGGGGAAGACGACCGTCTCGGTGAACCTCGCGATCGCGCTCAGTCAGGCGGGGGCGCGCGTCGCGATGATCGACGGCGACATCTACGGTCCCAACGTGCCGATCATGCTCGGCATCCAGACCGAGCTCGGCACGGACGGACGCCGCATCGTGCCCGCGACGCAGTACGGCATCCAGCTCGTGTCGATGGCTTTCCTGACCAAGGACGACACGCCGGTGATCTGGCGCGGTCCGATGCTGCACGGGGTCGTGCAGCAGTTCTTCCGCGAAGTGGCCTGGGACGAGGTGGATTACCTCATCGTCGACCTGCCTCCCGGGACCGGCGACGTGGCGCTCAGCCTCAGCCAGTCGATCCCGGTCGCCGGCGCGGTGCTGGTGACCACGCCGCAGACGGTCTCGGTCGCCGATACGCGCCGCGCCGTGAAGATGTACGAAAAGCTGAACGTGCCGCCGATGGGGCTCATCGAGAACATGAGCCATTTCGTGTGCCCGACCTGTCATACCGAGAGCGACATCTTCGGCAAGGGGGGCGGCGAGGCGCTGGCGGCCGAGACGCGCGTGCCGTTTCTGGGCCGGATCCCGATCTACGAGCCGATCCGCGTCGGCGGCGATACCGGCGTGCCGATCGTGATCGGAGAGCCGGACTCGGGCGCGGCTCAGTCCTTCCGGCAGGTGGCGGAGAGGCTCGCGTCGCAGCTGGCCATCCTCGCCCTCAAACCGCAATCGAAAGCGATTCCGCTGACGCAGGTGCGGTAG